Within Celeribacter marinus, the genomic segment CGCGCATGGATGACGGGCGAGATGAGCGATGCGGCGGCGGTTGATGACATGGCCGCGCGCTACACCCGCCTGTGTCAGGTCTGGGATAATGCCCGTGCCAAAGCGATGGAGACCGTGCAATGAGCAACACCATCCGACTGACCGCCGCACAGGCGATGATCAAATGGCTCTCGGTGCAAATGACGCCCACCGCCTCAAGTAGCGAAGCGGTAGGCGTACAAAAATCCGCCTCAAGTAGCGAAGCGGTAGGCAATCAAAAGCTCGAGCGCTACATCGATGGCATGTGGGCCATTTTTGGCCACGGCAATGTGGCGGGCATCGGCGAGGCGCTTCATGCCGCCCGCGATGTCTTTCCCACATGGCGCGGCCAGAACGAACAAACCATGGCGCATGCGGCGATTGCCTATGCCAAGGGTAAAAAGCGCACCCGTGCGATGGCTGTAACCACCTCCATCGGGCCGGGGTCCACCAACGTTGTGACCGCAGCAGCACTGGCGCATGTGAACCGTTTGCCTCTGCTGATCGTGGCGGGGGACGTGTTTGCAAACCGCCGCCCTGATCCGGTGCTGCAACAGGTTGAGGATTTTGACGATGGCACCGTGTCGGCCAACGACTGCTTCAAGCCGGTGTCGCGCTATTTTGACCGTATCACGCGGCCCGAACATCTCCTGACCGCGCTGCCGCGGGCGCTGCGGACCATGACCGATCCGGCCAATTGCGGCCCAGCGGTTTTGGCGTTTTGCCAAGATGTGCAGACGGAGGCTTACGATTATCCCGAGGCGTTTTTTGAGCCACGGGTGTGGCACACGCGCCGCCCCGCGCCGGATGCCCGCGAGTTGGATGAGGTCGCGAGCCTGATCAAATCCGCGCGCAACCCTGTGATTATTGCGGGCGGCGGTGTGATCTACGCCGGCGCCGAACAGACCCTTGCGGCCTTCGCGACCCAACACGGCATCCCCGTTGTGGAAACCCAAGCGGGTAAATCCGCCCTCGCACAAAGCCACCCGATGAACTTTGGCGCATTGGGCGTCGATGGCTCTGCGGCGGCCAATGCGGCCACTGAGGCGGCGGATCTGGTGATTGGGGTCGGCACACGTTTGCAGGATTTTACCACCGGCTCGCGGACCCTGTTTGGCGCGGACGCGACACTGGTCTCGATCAATATTCACGGCTATGACGCGGCCAAACACGGCGCGGTGAGCCTCGTGGGTGATGCGAAAGTGGCGCTTGAGGCGCTCACCGCAGCCATCGGCAACTACAAAGCCGAGGCTCCGAATGCGCAGGCCCGCGAGGACTGGCTGCGCGCGGTGGACGCCTATTGCGCGCGCCCTGATGACCAAGCGGCCAAGCCCACGGACGGGCAAGTGATCGGTGCGGTGCAACGCGCCACCGACGAGACGGCGATTGCCATGTGCGCGGCGGGCACCATGCCCGGCGCGCTAAAACTGCTGTGGCAACCCGCGCAGGGCGGCTATCACATGGAATACGGCTATTCGTGCATGGGGTATGAGGTGGCGGGGGCCATGGGGCTCAAACTGGCCGAACCCGCGCGCGACGTGATCTGTTTTGTCGGCGACGGCTCTTACATGATGGCCAATTCTGAACTGGCCACGGCCGTCATGCGCCGCATTCCGTTCACCGTGGTGTTGACCGACAACGCGGGCTACGGCTGTATCAACCGCTTGCAAACCATGGGCTGTGGCGGTGAGCCGTTCAACAACATGTATGTGGATTGCAACGTGGAGGATCAGCCAAAGATCGACTACGTGGCGCATGCTGCAAGCATGGGGGCGCATGCGGTCAAGGCGGCGACTACAGATCAGCTTGAGGCCGAGATCAAGGCGGCGCGGACCCGCAACATCCCGACCGTGATCGTGATCGAGACCACCGCAAAAACCTTTCCCGGCACGGGTCTGGACACGCGTGCAGGCGCGCACGGATACTTCTGGGACGTTGCCGTCCCGCAGGTCTCCGAGCGCCAGAAACAGCGCGACCGCTACGCCGATTACATCACCCAAATCGCTCGCCAGAGCCTGATCAACTAAGAGACGACAGCTATGATTAAATTCGGCACCAATCCCATTGCATGGGCCAATGATGACGACCAATCCTTGGGCGCGGATATTCCCACGATCCGTATTTTGGACGAGGCGGGGCGTCAGATCGGCTTTGACGGCATTGAGAACGGCCACCGTTGGCCGCAAGATGATCCAGAGGCGCTGCGCACGCTGTTGGCCGACTACGGCCTCACATTTATCTCAGGGTGGCATTCGTTGGGCGTGCTCGCCAATTCCATCGAGGACGAAAAAGCGGCGATCCAGCCGCATCTGGACAAGCTCAAGCACAACGGCTGTACCGTCTGCATTGCCTGCGAGACGTCCAACACCATCCAAGGCGATCAAAAACCGCTGTCAGAGCGGCCCACATTGGACGCCGCAGGGATGAAGGACTTTGCGATCCGCGTCGAGGCGATTGCACAGTATTGCGCGGATCAGGGCATTGATCTGGTCTATCACCACCACATGGGCACCGTGGTGCAAAGCCCCGCCGATATCGATGCGTTTATGGCCGAAACCCTTGCGGCGGGCGGGGCCACGAAACTGTTGTTTGATGCGGGGCACTGCTATTTTGGTGGCGGCGATCCGGCGGTTGTTTTGGCCAAACACGCCGCCCGCGTGCGGCACTTCCACGCCAAAAATGTCCGCCCCAAAGTGCGCGCCCAAGTCGAGGCCGAGGGCTGGTCGTTCATGGATGGCGTGCGCGGATCGGTGTTTACGGTGCCGGGCGATCAAGAGGGTGCGGTTGAATTTGAGCCGCTTTTGCAGATCCTCAAAGACACGAGCTATGAGGGCTGGATTGTGATCGAGGCCGAGCAAGACCCCGATCTGCGCAACCCGCTGTTGTATCAGACCCTCGGTCTGGCCACGCTCAAACGTCTCGCCCGCGAGACAGGTCTTATCTAAGGAGTCAGTCCTATGCCCGATCTATTGAAACGTCCCTTTGGCACCCACGGCAAAGTGCATCAGATCACGCCCGAAAGCGCCGATTGGCGCTATGTCGGGTTTGACCTGATCAAGCTGCGCGCTGGCGAAACATGGGCCGAGGCCACTGGCGAGACCGAGGTCATTTTGGTTATGGTCGAGGGCAAGGCCACGATCACGGCGGCGGGCAAGGATTGGGGCGAATTGGGCGATCGCATGAGCGTGTTTGAAAAGACGCCGCCCCATTGTCTATATGTGCCCAATGAGAGCGACTGGGCGCTTGAATGCACCACGGATGCGACCATTGCGGTGTGCAAGGCTCCGGGGAAATCGGGCCACGCGGCGCGGCGCATTGGCCCTGATGGCATTACGCTCACGCAGCGCGGCGAGGGCAGCAACACGCGCCATATCAACAACATCGCGATGGAGAACGAGGACTACTGCGACAGCTTGCTCGTGACCGAAGTGTTCACGCCTGCGGGCAACTGGTCGAGCTACCCGAGCCACCGCCACGACGAGGACGACTTTCCGCGCATCACCTATCTCGAAGAGACCTATTACCACCGCCTCAACCCCGCTGACGGCTTTGGCATTCAACGCGTCTACACCGATGATTTGAGCCTGAACGAGACGATGGCGGTGCATGACGGCGATGTGGTGTGCGTCCCGCGCGGCCATCATCCGTGCGGCGCGCCCCACGGGTTCGAGATGTATTACCTCAACGTCATGGCCGGCCCCCGCCGCGCATGGCGCTTCGTCCCCGCACCCCCCGTTGAACACCTGATGTGATCGGCGCGCCGCGCCCCGTTTTGAAAGACATGACCATGACCCAGCCCTTCCAACTCGCCGTTTGCGCAGAGATGCTATGGAACGATAAACCGATGGAGTGGCGTGCCGCGCGGCTTACCGAGCGCGGGCTTGGTGTCGGCCTGTGGAACTACCCCGATCACGATCTGGACAAGGTTGAGGCCGTGGGTGCGAATTACACCATTATGAACGGCTATCTTGAGGGGCGTCTGGCCGATGACGCGGGTGCAGACATGCTGTTGGCGTCCGCACGCAAAACCGCGCAGGTGGGCAAGCGTTTGGGTGTTGACCGTCTCAATCTACATGGCACGGGCCTTGGCGATGGTGGTATTCCGATCCCGCATCACGGTGTGTTTTCCCCCGCAATGACGCTGCGCGCCCGTGATACGCTCAACCGTATTTGTGATATGGCGGAGGAGGAGGGCGTTGTTTTTACGCTCGAAAACCTTAACCCGCTTGACCATCCCGGATGCCCGTTCGGCTCTACCGCAGATGTGCTTGCGCTTGTGTCCGCGATTGATCGCCCGCAATTGCGTATCAACCTCGACCTTTATCACACGCAGATCGGTGAGGGGGATCTGGTGCGGTGGTGCGCGGCCTGTCTGCCGTGGATTGGCGAGTTGCAGGTTGCCGACAATCCGGGACGGTGTGAGCCGGGAACGGGCGAGATCAACTACGCGGGGATCGCCGCCGCCCTCGACAAAATGGGCTACCGTGGCCCTATCGGCATGGAAGCCTTTGCCCAAGGCGACAGTGACGCGGCCGTCGATGCCTTTGTGGCGGCCTTCACCCTGTGACGGTGCGAGGCGTGCTCGGGTTGCCTGCGCGCTCCACAACAAGCACCTAGGGAGGTGAGAGACCATTTGCCAAGTGGGTATTTTGCCTGCCCCCATGTTTGCCCTCATGGTGCTCCAAGCCCCCATATCTGTGCGTGTCACGCGCCAAACGTTTACATTTGCGGAGACTTTA encodes:
- the iolD gene encoding 3D-(3,5/4)-trihydroxycyclohexane-1,2-dione acylhydrolase (decyclizing) is translated as MSNTIRLTAAQAMIKWLSVQMTPTASSSEAVGVQKSASSSEAVGNQKLERYIDGMWAIFGHGNVAGIGEALHAARDVFPTWRGQNEQTMAHAAIAYAKGKKRTRAMAVTTSIGPGSTNVVTAAALAHVNRLPLLIVAGDVFANRRPDPVLQQVEDFDDGTVSANDCFKPVSRYFDRITRPEHLLTALPRALRTMTDPANCGPAVLAFCQDVQTEAYDYPEAFFEPRVWHTRRPAPDARELDEVASLIKSARNPVIIAGGGVIYAGAEQTLAAFATQHGIPVVETQAGKSALAQSHPMNFGALGVDGSAAANAATEAADLVIGVGTRLQDFTTGSRTLFGADATLVSINIHGYDAAKHGAVSLVGDAKVALEALTAAIGNYKAEAPNAQAREDWLRAVDAYCARPDDQAAKPTDGQVIGAVQRATDETAIAMCAAGTMPGALKLLWQPAQGGYHMEYGYSCMGYEVAGAMGLKLAEPARDVICFVGDGSYMMANSELATAVMRRIPFTVVLTDNAGYGCINRLQTMGCGGEPFNNMYVDCNVEDQPKIDYVAHAASMGAHAVKAATTDQLEAEIKAARTRNIPTVIVIETTAKTFPGTGLDTRAGAHGYFWDVAVPQVSERQKQRDRYADYITQIARQSLIN
- the iolE gene encoding myo-inosose-2 dehydratase is translated as MIKFGTNPIAWANDDDQSLGADIPTIRILDEAGRQIGFDGIENGHRWPQDDPEALRTLLADYGLTFISGWHSLGVLANSIEDEKAAIQPHLDKLKHNGCTVCIACETSNTIQGDQKPLSERPTLDAAGMKDFAIRVEAIAQYCADQGIDLVYHHHMGTVVQSPADIDAFMAETLAAGGATKLLFDAGHCYFGGGDPAVVLAKHAARVRHFHAKNVRPKVRAQVEAEGWSFMDGVRGSVFTVPGDQEGAVEFEPLLQILKDTSYEGWIVIEAEQDPDLRNPLLYQTLGLATLKRLARETGLI
- the iolB gene encoding 5-deoxy-glucuronate isomerase; the protein is MPDLLKRPFGTHGKVHQITPESADWRYVGFDLIKLRAGETWAEATGETEVILVMVEGKATITAAGKDWGELGDRMSVFEKTPPHCLYVPNESDWALECTTDATIAVCKAPGKSGHAARRIGPDGITLTQRGEGSNTRHINNIAMENEDYCDSLLVTEVFTPAGNWSSYPSHRHDEDDFPRITYLEETYYHRLNPADGFGIQRVYTDDLSLNETMAVHDGDVVCVPRGHHPCGAPHGFEMYYLNVMAGPRRAWRFVPAPPVEHLM
- a CDS encoding TIM barrel protein, coding for MTQPFQLAVCAEMLWNDKPMEWRAARLTERGLGVGLWNYPDHDLDKVEAVGANYTIMNGYLEGRLADDAGADMLLASARKTAQVGKRLGVDRLNLHGTGLGDGGIPIPHHGVFSPAMTLRARDTLNRICDMAEEEGVVFTLENLNPLDHPGCPFGSTADVLALVSAIDRPQLRINLDLYHTQIGEGDLVRWCAACLPWIGELQVADNPGRCEPGTGEINYAGIAAALDKMGYRGPIGMEAFAQGDSDAAVDAFVAAFTL